Proteins co-encoded in one Parcubacteria group bacterium genomic window:
- a CDS encoding 50S ribosomal protein L1 → MAKHSKRYRALKEKVEAGKTYSLDEALARLEDAGNTKFDAGVELHVRTGIDVKQSDEQVRGTASLPHGTGKKQKIAAITANPAAAKAAGAHIAGGEELIKEIQVGKMDFDVLVAEPAFMPKLAPVAKILGPRGLMPSPKNGTVSPDIAKAIDELSRGKISFKNDNTGNIHILVGRASFDAGKLKENIQTAYDAVKAAKPAAAKGTFIKSVTLATTMGPGIPVQM, encoded by the coding sequence ATGGCAAAACATTCAAAGCGCTACCGGGCGCTCAAAGAAAAAGTTGAGGCTGGCAAAACATACAGCCTGGACGAGGCGTTGGCGCGGCTTGAAGATGCGGGCAACACTAAGTTTGACGCGGGCGTGGAGCTCCACGTGCGCACGGGCATAGACGTGAAGCAGTCGGACGAGCAGGTGCGCGGAACCGCGAGCCTGCCGCACGGCACGGGCAAGAAGCAGAAGATCGCTGCTATCACCGCAAACCCTGCCGCAGCCAAAGCCGCAGGTGCGCACATTGCGGGCGGGGAAGAGCTCATCAAAGAGATCCAGGTCGGGAAGATGGATTTTGACGTCTTGGTTGCGGAGCCCGCATTCATGCCAAAGCTTGCTCCGGTTGCGAAAATCCTGGGGCCGCGCGGCTTGATGCCTTCTCCCAAGAACGGCACTGTTTCCCCGGATATTGCAAAAGCCATTGACGAGCTCTCCCGCGGAAAAATTTCCTTTAAGAACGACAACACGGGCAACATCCACATCCTGGTGGGGCGTGCTTCGTTTGACGCAGGCAAGCTCAAAGAGAACATCCAGACCGCGTATGACGCGGTGAAAGCCGCAAAACCCGCAGCAGCCAAAGGCACGTTCATCAAGAGTGTGACCCTTGCCACGACTATGGGTCCAGGCATTCCGGTTCAGATGTAA
- a CDS encoding nucleotidyltransferase domain-containing protein: MTKTIEEIKQKLAPIFEKRKVALAYLFGSRARGNVGPLSDVDIAVVFSKKVPKDKQFDLELSMMSDIGSVFKIDRVDVVNLETCKSPLLKHRAVFYAKPLYVTDEEQRFMIEQKIRREYEDTNHIRETQYQIMRRHLVHKTFGKPEIYVPTR, translated from the coding sequence ATGACCAAAACCATTGAAGAAATCAAGCAAAAACTGGCCCCGATTTTTGAAAAGCGCAAGGTTGCGCTGGCGTATTTGTTTGGCTCGCGCGCCAGGGGTAATGTCGGTCCTTTGTCGGATGTGGACATTGCCGTGGTTTTTTCCAAGAAAGTACCAAAAGACAAGCAGTTTGATTTGGAGTTGAGCATGATGTCCGATATTGGGAGTGTGTTTAAGATTGACCGCGTTGATGTGGTTAATTTGGAAACATGCAAGAGCCCGCTGTTGAAACATCGCGCCGTGTTTTACGCAAAGCCGCTGTATGTTACTGATGAGGAACAGCGATTTATGATTGAGCAAAAAATCAGGAGAGAATACGAAGACACAAACCACATCCGCGAAACACAGTATCAAATCATGCGCCGACATTTGGTTCATAAAACATTTGGCAAACCGGAAATATATGTCCCCACTAGATAG
- a CDS encoding DUF86 domain-containing protein, with protein sequence MSPLDRKSIQKKLMKLQDLISDLREYAEEAQTQEDFIADKKLNGAAMFDLAIGIAIITDAGNHILSTVFQKSAEDYSDIVRLLGEVGVVPQQIINENKDMTKFRNLLIHEYADVDFKKVYAYLQKAPDVFQQFADSYSTFLDKHA encoded by the coding sequence ATGTCCCCACTAGATAGAAAATCAATTCAAAAAAAATTGATGAAATTGCAAGATCTCATCAGTGATTTGCGGGAATATGCCGAAGAGGCGCAAACTCAAGAGGATTTTATCGCTGACAAAAAGTTGAACGGGGCGGCTATGTTTGATTTAGCGATTGGGATTGCGATTATAACTGATGCGGGAAATCATATTTTGAGTACTGTTTTTCAAAAATCAGCCGAAGATTACTCTGATATTGTGCGCCTTTTGGGAGAAGTCGGAGTTGTTCCGCAACAAATAATCAATGAGAATAAGGATATGACAAAATTCAGAAATTTGCTTATTCATGAGTATGCAGATGTTGATTTTAAAAAAGTGTATGCGTATTTGCAGAAAGCCCCTGATGTTTTTCAGCAGTTTGCCGATTCTTACAGCACATTTTTAGACAAGCACGCCTAG
- the secE gene encoding preprotein translocase subunit SecE → MNAIIQYLKNSRQELRKVTWPGSQQTMNATILVIAVSVGIAAFLGGADYGLSWLLEYALAAF, encoded by the coding sequence ATGAACGCAATCATCCAATACCTCAAGAATTCGCGCCAGGAACTGCGCAAAGTCACGTGGCCCGGAAGCCAGCAGACCATGAATGCCACGATCCTCGTGATAGCAGTTTCCGTTGGCATTGCCGCATTTTTGGGCGGGGCAGACTATGGCTTGAGCTGGCTTCTGGAGTACGCGCTCGCGGCCTTTTAA
- the rplK gene encoding 50S ribosomal protein L11 — translation MAKKKEVKAVVKLQLQAGAANPAPPVGTALGPHGVNMGEFCAQYNDKTKDQRGEVIPAVITIYTDRSFSFILKTSPASELLKKAAKIKSGSGTPNTKKVGTVTRAQIREIAEVKMPDLNANGIEAAMKTIEGTAKQMGLEVK, via the coding sequence ATGGCGAAAAAGAAAGAAGTGAAAGCAGTGGTCAAGCTGCAGCTCCAGGCCGGAGCCGCAAACCCGGCGCCTCCGGTGGGAACTGCGCTCGGGCCGCATGGCGTGAACATGGGCGAGTTCTGCGCCCAGTACAACGACAAGACCAAGGACCAGAGAGGCGAGGTGATTCCGGCGGTGATTACCATTTACACGGACCGCAGCTTTTCGTTCATCCTCAAAACGTCGCCCGCGTCCGAATTATTGAAGAAAGCCGCGAAGATCAAGAGCGGGTCCGGCACGCCGAACACAAAAAAGGTGGGCACCGTGACCCGGGCGCAGATCAGAGAGATCGCGGAGGTGAAGATGCCTGACCTGAACGCCAACGGCATTGAGGCCGCCATGAAGACCATTGAGGGCACGGCCAAGCAGATGGGGCTGGAGGTAAAATAA
- the gyrB gene encoding DNA topoisomerase (ATP-hydrolyzing) subunit B → MPKKTVKPASKPKKDPASSAGKEKKAAYGAAQITVLEGLDPVRKRPGMYIGNTAREGLHHLVWEVVDNSIDEAMAGHADEITVVLLPDSTVSVTDNGRGIPVDKHPGVKVSALEVVLTKLHAGGKFGQGGYKVSGGLHGVGVSVVNALSETVRAEVKREGKLWVQEYKRGKPLKAVKAVGNARGTGTTITFKPDDQIFSTLEFDWNYILDHLRQQAYLTKGVKITIRDERDDAEQEYSFYFEGGIASYVKHINRNHEPKHEHVFYVEKELDNVNVEVAFQYVDDYNENVFSFANNIHTIEGGSHLVGFRTALTRTLNAYARNKGFVKEKDDNLQGEDTREGLTGIVSVKVMDPQFEGQTKAKLGNEEVRPAVDTVFSDALAIWLEEHPREAEAIIGKALLAAQARKAARAARDTVLRKGALDGFALPGKLADCSSKDPSECELYIVEGDSAGGSAKQGRDRRFQAILPLRGKILNVERARIDKMLANNEIKSLVIAMGTNIGDMLNMDDLRYHRVIIMTDADVDGAHIRTLLLTLFFRYFPEVITRGHLYIAQPPLYRVDKGRQFHYAYSDAELDTLKARYLGEEEGETIVTEARGSINIQRYKGLGEMNPSQLWETTMDPATRLMKQVTMDDAEKANEIFDILMGSEVPARKKFIQTHAKDVQNLDI, encoded by the coding sequence ATGCCCAAGAAAACAGTAAAACCAGCATCAAAGCCAAAAAAAGACCCCGCCTCATCGGCGGGCAAGGAGAAAAAGGCAGCATACGGCGCGGCCCAGATTACTGTTTTGGAAGGATTGGACCCGGTGCGCAAGCGGCCGGGCATGTACATCGGCAACACGGCGCGCGAAGGATTGCATCACCTCGTTTGGGAAGTGGTTGACAACTCCATTGACGAGGCCATGGCCGGGCACGCGGACGAAATCACGGTGGTGCTCTTGCCGGATTCCACGGTATCAGTCACGGACAATGGGCGCGGCATTCCGGTTGACAAGCACCCCGGGGTAAAAGTGTCCGCGCTTGAGGTGGTCTTGACCAAACTGCACGCGGGCGGCAAGTTCGGGCAGGGCGGGTACAAGGTGTCCGGCGGATTGCACGGGGTGGGCGTTTCTGTGGTCAACGCACTGTCCGAGACCGTGCGCGCGGAGGTGAAGCGCGAGGGCAAGCTGTGGGTGCAGGAGTACAAGCGCGGCAAGCCCCTGAAGGCCGTGAAAGCCGTGGGCAATGCGCGCGGAACCGGGACCACCATCACGTTTAAGCCGGATGACCAGATTTTTTCCACTCTGGAATTTGATTGGAACTACATTTTGGACCACTTGCGCCAGCAGGCGTATTTGACCAAGGGCGTGAAAATCACCATCCGCGACGAGCGGGATGACGCGGAGCAGGAGTACAGCTTTTACTTTGAGGGCGGGATCGCCTCCTACGTCAAACACATCAATCGCAACCACGAGCCCAAGCATGAACACGTGTTTTACGTGGAAAAGGAGCTGGATAACGTGAACGTGGAGGTTGCGTTCCAGTACGTGGATGACTACAACGAGAACGTGTTCAGCTTTGCCAACAACATCCACACCATTGAGGGCGGTTCGCACCTAGTGGGGTTCCGCACGGCCCTGACGCGCACGTTGAACGCGTACGCCCGGAACAAGGGGTTTGTGAAGGAAAAGGATGATAATCTGCAGGGCGAAGACACGAGAGAAGGCCTGACCGGAATCGTGAGCGTGAAAGTCATGGACCCGCAGTTTGAGGGCCAGACCAAGGCAAAGCTTGGCAACGAAGAGGTGCGGCCTGCGGTTGATACGGTATTTTCCGATGCCCTCGCGATTTGGCTGGAGGAGCATCCGCGCGAGGCAGAAGCCATCATCGGCAAGGCGCTTTTAGCGGCACAGGCACGGAAGGCGGCGCGCGCGGCGCGCGATACCGTGCTGCGCAAGGGAGCCTTAGACGGGTTTGCGCTACCTGGAAAGCTTGCGGACTGCTCATCCAAAGACCCGTCCGAGTGCGAGCTGTACATCGTTGAGGGGGATTCAGCCGGCGGTTCGGCCAAACAAGGCAGGGACCGCAGATTCCAAGCCATCCTGCCCTTGCGCGGAAAAATTCTGAACGTGGAGCGCGCCCGGATTGACAAGATGCTCGCGAACAACGAAATCAAATCCCTGGTGATTGCCATGGGCACGAACATCGGGGACATGCTCAACATGGACGACCTGCGCTACCACCGCGTCATCATCATGACGGATGCGGACGTTGACGGCGCGCACATCCGCACGCTGTTGCTCACCCTGTTCTTCCGGTACTTCCCGGAGGTGATTACGCGCGGGCACCTCTACATCGCCCAGCCGCCCCTGTACCGCGTGGACAAGGGGCGCCAGTTCCACTACGCGTACTCGGATGCTGAATTGGATACATTAAAGGCTAGATATTTGGGTGAGGAAGAAGGGGAGACGATTGTGACGGAAGCGCGCGGCTCCATCAACATCCAGCGCTACAAAGGTTTGGGCGAGATGAACCCTTCCCAACTATGGGAAACCACCATGGATCCGGCAACGCGGCTCATGAAGCAGGTGACTATGGATGACGCTGAAAAGGCGAATGAGATTTTTGACATCTTGATGGGCAGCGAGGTTCCGGCGCGCAAGAAGTTCATCCAGACGCACGCGAAAGACGTGCAGAATTTGGATATTTAG
- the nusG gene encoding transcription termination/antitermination protein NusG, with product MAKQTGNLGRRWYVLHTYSGYEENVARNLKQRIESLDMGDKIFDVMVPTETKIKIKNGKRTQVTEKVYPGYVLVEMVVTDDSWYVVRNTPNVTGFIGTGTTPTPIAEAEVASMQKRMGLKEPEFKVDLSAGEPVKIVDGPFKEFEGKVSDVDKSRGKVKVLVSMFGRETPVELDFLQVEKI from the coding sequence ATGGCGAAGCAGACCGGCAATTTAGGGCGGAGGTGGTACGTGCTGCACACGTACTCGGGCTATGAGGAGAACGTGGCGCGCAACCTGAAGCAGCGCATTGAATCCCTGGACATGGGGGACAAAATTTTTGACGTGATGGTGCCGACCGAGACCAAGATCAAGATCAAGAACGGCAAGCGCACCCAGGTGACGGAAAAGGTGTACCCCGGCTACGTGCTGGTGGAGATGGTCGTGACCGACGACTCCTGGTACGTGGTGCGCAACACCCCGAACGTGACCGGGTTCATTGGCACCGGCACCACGCCGACTCCCATTGCCGAGGCTGAAGTCGCATCCATGCAGAAGCGCATGGGCCTGAAAGAGCCCGAGTTCAAAGTTGACCTTTCGGCCGGCGAGCCGGTGAAGATCGTGGACGGGCCGTTCAAGGAATTTGAGGGCAAGGTGAGCGACGTTGACAAATCCCGCGGAAAAGTTAAAGTACTGGTCTCCATGTTCGGCAGGGAAACCCCGGTTGAACTGGACTTTTTACAGGTAGAAAAGATTTAA